The Nitrospirota bacterium genome includes a region encoding these proteins:
- the ileS gene encoding isoleucine--tRNA ligase, translated as MEDLYSVKLPVFEGPLDLLLHLIRENKVDIYDIPISLITGQYLHYIEMMKELDLEIAGEFIVMAATLIHIKSRMLLPADEEAPLEEVEDPRLELVQRLLEYQAYKDAASILKEKEDDALKLFAREKTEFDEEKSEEQQELYLFDINLFDLLGAFKKILDNAPPEVRTITKETLTVKDRIMHIAEILESVDTIRFEDLFAGTTSRVQLIVTFLALLELLRLGMARVYQEKDFGSIWVINPQKQMPMSLEQTAARISEPAEQPVGQSSVEQGSQGQSDPQKNNDKVVLKPVMTRDFKDTLNLPQTDFPMKANLAQREPEMLRAWDEKNIYTRIQEQSRGRKSYILHDGPPYANGNIHMGHALNKILKDIIVKYKSMKGFSAPYVPGWDCHGLPIELQVDKNLGDRKDSVNLIEKRQLCREYAEKFVGLQRDEFKRLGVFGDWEQPYLTLTYGYEASIVREFCRFVKNGYVHKRKKPVHWCPSCVTALAEAEVEYADKESPSVFVKFMLNDDNAAVFAPELRGKKVFVLIWTTTPWTLPANLAVAFHPELQYAAVEQNDEVYIVAEGRLEALKERIGLIGNVLAKRLGKDLEGIEAQHPFIDRISKGVLGDFVSLEEGTGVVHIAPGHGEDDYLVGLKYGLDIYAPVDDGGKFTKPAGDLQGQFVFKANSVIIETLKSRNALIKEEKITHSYPHCWRCKKPVIFRATEQWFISVEHEGLRKKCLEEIDRVNWVPAWGRDRIYNMVAGRPDWCISRQRSWGVPITIIQCSDCGEFVKDEAVLDNIVSQVEKDGADVWFIKEAKEFLPEGYVCTKCSSSEFRKETDILDVWFDSGVSHAAVMENDPRLSWPADLYLEGSDQHRGWFQSSLLASVGTRGTAPYRSVLTHGFVVDGAGKKMSKSQGNVIAPQEIIKNFGAEILRIWVSAEDYRDDIRISKEILNRLTEAYRKIRNTSKFLLSNLFDFDRQDHSGQLQEIDRWALCRLQGLIARVTKAYENFEFHEVFHAIHNFCVVDMSSIYLDILKDRLYTAKADAVERRASQWVLAEVLSVLTRLMAPVLTFTAEEVWGYITKQNTAVSSQQSAGSVFIASFPEVDERFVDAELDERWKRLLTLRDEVNKALEIKRAEKFIGNSLEAKVRLYLPSEYRQLAEQYAAFLPMFFLVSAVTLSGDVLSEAHEGTVIKGLYVLVERSAGSKCQRCWNWSESVGTFSDIPEVCDRCYDAVK; from the coding sequence ATGGAAGACCTGTATAGCGTAAAACTGCCTGTATTTGAAGGGCCTCTTGACCTTCTCCTGCATCTTATCCGGGAGAACAAGGTGGATATCTATGATATTCCCATATCCCTGATCACGGGCCAGTATCTCCACTACATCGAGATGATGAAGGAACTGGATCTCGAGATCGCCGGTGAATTCATTGTTATGGCAGCTACCCTTATCCATATAAAGTCCAGGATGCTTCTCCCTGCTGACGAGGAGGCTCCTCTCGAGGAGGTGGAAGACCCGAGACTTGAACTTGTACAGAGACTGCTTGAATATCAGGCATATAAGGATGCTGCGTCGATCCTGAAGGAAAAGGAAGATGACGCGCTTAAACTCTTCGCGAGAGAAAAGACCGAATTCGACGAAGAAAAATCCGAAGAGCAACAGGAACTTTATCTCTTTGATATAAATCTTTTTGATCTGCTTGGTGCCTTTAAAAAGATCCTGGACAATGCTCCGCCTGAGGTCAGGACCATCACCAAGGAGACGCTTACGGTCAAGGACCGCATCATGCATATTGCCGAAATACTGGAGAGCGTCGACACGATCAGGTTCGAGGACCTCTTCGCCGGCACCACGAGCAGGGTTCAGCTCATCGTAACGTTCCTTGCGCTCCTTGAACTGCTCAGGCTTGGCATGGCAAGGGTCTATCAGGAAAAAGACTTCGGCAGTATCTGGGTCATTAATCCGCAGAAACAGATGCCTATGTCTCTGGAGCAGACAGCAGCCAGGATCTCTGAACCTGCAGAACAGCCTGTCGGGCAGTCTTCTGTTGAGCAGGGTTCTCAGGGTCAGTCAGATCCTCAAAAAAATAACGATAAGGTGGTATTGAAACCGGTCATGACAAGAGATTTCAAGGATACGCTTAATCTTCCGCAGACGGATTTTCCCATGAAGGCGAATCTTGCACAGAGGGAACCCGAGATGCTCAGGGCATGGGACGAAAAAAATATCTATACGAGGATACAGGAGCAGAGCAGGGGCCGCAAGTCCTATATCCTTCATGACGGACCGCCGTATGCGAACGGTAATATCCATATGGGCCATGCCCTGAACAAGATCCTGAAGGACATCATTGTCAAATATAAGAGCATGAAGGGCTTTTCAGCACCCTATGTTCCGGGATGGGACTGCCATGGTCTGCCGATCGAACTGCAGGTGGACAAGAACCTCGGAGACAGAAAAGACAGCGTTAATCTTATTGAGAAGAGACAGCTCTGCAGGGAATATGCAGAGAAGTTCGTCGGTCTGCAGAGGGATGAGTTCAAGCGCTTGGGTGTGTTCGGCGACTGGGAACAGCCCTATCTTACGCTGACCTATGGATATGAGGCTTCGATCGTCAGGGAGTTCTGCCGGTTTGTGAAAAACGGGTATGTGCATAAAAGGAAGAAGCCCGTGCATTGGTGCCCCTCCTGCGTTACTGCGCTGGCAGAGGCTGAGGTTGAATATGCAGACAAGGAATCTCCTTCGGTCTTTGTGAAGTTCATGCTGAATGATGATAATGCGGCGGTATTTGCGCCGGAGTTGAGAGGGAAGAAGGTCTTTGTGCTTATCTGGACCACAACGCCCTGGACCCTTCCGGCAAATCTTGCGGTGGCATTCCATCCTGAGCTGCAATATGCAGCAGTCGAGCAGAATGATGAAGTCTATATTGTTGCCGAAGGCAGGCTTGAGGCCTTGAAAGAGAGGATAGGACTCATCGGCAATGTTCTTGCAAAGAGGCTCGGCAAAGACCTTGAGGGCATAGAGGCTCAGCATCCCTTTATTGATAGAATATCAAAGGGTGTGTTGGGGGATTTTGTCTCTTTGGAAGAAGGCACCGGTGTTGTCCATATTGCACCAGGTCATGGCGAGGATGACTATCTGGTCGGCCTGAAATACGGCCTTGATATCTATGCGCCTGTGGATGACGGCGGCAAATTTACAAAGCCGGCCGGCGATCTTCAGGGGCAGTTCGTGTTCAAGGCAAACAGCGTGATTATAGAGACTCTGAAGTCCCGTAATGCGCTTATAAAAGAAGAGAAGATCACCCATTCCTATCCGCATTGCTGGCGGTGCAAGAAGCCGGTCATCTTCCGTGCAACAGAGCAGTGGTTCATATCTGTTGAGCACGAGGGCCTGCGTAAAAAGTGTCTTGAAGAGATCGATAGGGTGAACTGGGTGCCTGCATGGGGCAGAGACAGGATCTATAACATGGTCGCCGGCCGGCCCGATTGGTGCATATCCCGCCAGCGCAGCTGGGGCGTCCCGATCACGATCATACAATGCAGTGACTGCGGCGAGTTCGTGAAGGATGAGGCTGTACTCGATAATATTGTGAGCCAGGTCGAAAAAGACGGAGCAGACGTCTGGTTCATAAAAGAGGCAAAGGAGTTCCTTCCTGAGGGATATGTCTGCACAAAATGCAGTTCTTCCGAGTTCCGCAAGGAGACGGACATCCTTGATGTCTGGTTCGATTCCGGTGTGAGTCACGCTGCGGTCATGGAGAATGACCCCAGGTTGAGCTGGCCTGCTGATCTGTATCTCGAAGGCAGTGACCAGCACCGCGGCTGGTTCCAGAGCTCTCTCCTGGCGTCGGTCGGAACACGGGGCACTGCCCCGTACCGGTCTGTGCTGACCCACGGGTTCGTTGTTGACGGAGCAGGCAAGAAGATGTCGAAGTCGCAGGGCAATGTGATCGCTCCCCAGGAGATCATCAAAAACTTCGGCGCCGAGATCCTGCGTATCTGGGTATCTGCTGAGGATTATCGCGATGATATCAGAATTTCGAAGGAGATCCTGAACCGTCTGACCGAGGCATACAGGAAGATCAGGAACACCAGCAAGTTCCTGCTGAGCAATCTCTTTGATTTTGATCGTCAGGATCATTCAGGCCAGCTGCAGGAGATCGACCGCTGGGCCCTCTGCAGGCTCCAGGGTCTGATCGCCAGGGTCACAAAGGCATACGAGAACTTTGAATTTCATGAGGTCTTTCATGCTATCCATAATTTTTGTGTTGTTGATATGAGCTCGATCTATCTCGATATTCTCAAGGACCGGCTCTACACTGCAAAGGCAGATGCTGTTGAGAGGCGTGCAAGCCAGTGGGTTTTGGCAGAGGTCCTTTCCGTACTGACGCGTCTTATGGCGCCGGTGCTGACCTTTACCGCAGAAGAGGTCTGGGGATATATAACAAAACAGAATACAGCAGTCAGCAGTCAGCAATCAGCAGGTTCTGTATTTATAGCGTCATTTCCTGAAGTCGATGAAAGATTTGTTGATGCAGAGCTGGATGAACGCTGGAAAAGATTGCTCACGCTGCGCGATGAGGTGAACAAGGCGCTTGAGATCAAGAGGGCTGAGAAGTTTATCGGCAACTCCCTTGAAGCAAAGGTGAGGCTCTATCTTCCTTCTGAATACCGGCAGCTTGCTGAACAATACGCAGCGTTCCTGCCGATGTTCTTCCTTGTTTCTGCGGTAACCCTGAGCGGTGATGTCCTGTCTGAAGCTCATGAGGGAACCGTGATCAAGGGACTTTATGTGCTGGTAGAGCGGTCAGCAGGAAGCAAATGCCAGAGGTGCTGGAACTGGTCTGAGAGTGTCGGCACCTTCAGCGATATCCCTGAGGTCTGCGACAGATGCTACGACGCGGTTAAATGA
- a CDS encoding DUF922 domain-containing protein: MKLSRFVSACIMVLASASLSESEISQHFDRTGRLLPAERRLSPPQSQKMKKYSVPEGIELRPDVHYEFYPVFGKTFAEIVKSTEENSPLNAKTRRRQPSTYDWNLGWTYDFSFSLEPDEENEKVHCDFTISGLALAYNLTITLPALTDDSALNPMEKELWKNYITTLLERAHGRIKIIKDDTNDDIVRQFSEIAYLALSDKEAENAEKIIERFVRTETEKIGRDMVRQIQQKLEAYDSASAQDIETVPARTPARRRITR, encoded by the coding sequence ATGAAACTGAGCAGATTCGTTTCAGCCTGTATCATGGTGCTGGCTTCGGCCTCTCTGTCGGAGTCAGAAATATCTCAGCATTTTGACCGGACAGGCAGGCTTCTCCCCGCGGAAAGAAGACTGTCTCCCCCCCAGTCACAAAAGATGAAGAAATATTCCGTGCCCGAGGGCATAGAACTTCGTCCTGACGTCCATTATGAGTTTTACCCCGTTTTTGGCAAGACCTTTGCCGAAATAGTAAAATCAACTGAAGAAAACAGCCCGCTCAATGCAAAAACAAGACGAAGGCAGCCTTCAACATACGACTGGAACCTTGGGTGGACCTACGACTTTTCCTTCAGTCTCGAACCGGATGAGGAAAATGAGAAGGTCCATTGCGATTTCACGATCTCCGGATTGGCACTGGCATATAATCTTACTATTACTCTTCCTGCCCTTACTGATGATTCCGCTCTTAACCCTATGGAAAAGGAGCTCTGGAAAAACTATATTACAACGCTCCTTGAACGTGCACATGGCAGGATAAAGATCATCAAGGACGATACAAACGATGATATTGTCCGGCAGTTCAGCGAGATAGCCTATCTCGCTCTCAGCGATAAAGAAGCGGAAAATGCAGAAAAAATCATTGAACGTTTTGTCAGGACTGAAACAGAAAAGATCGGCAGAGACATGGTCAGGCAGATACAGCAGAAACTTGAGGCATATGACTCAGCCTCAGCGCAGGATATCGAAACCGTACCGGCAAGAACACCCGCAAGAAGAAGGATTACCCGTTAG
- the lgt gene encoding prolipoprotein diacylglyceryl transferase: protein MFPVLIRIGPLTIHTYGFMIASAFLLGLWLALRQAAREGLSKEKISDLGFYALFSGIIGARILFIATNWPHFSEHPVDMIKIWEGGLVFYGGVIFALPTVLWYAKKQGLKLWQTIDVWAPSIAVGHAIGRLGCFCAGCCYGKPTDLPWAVTFSNPESLAILGVPLHPTQLYESAAELLNFALLLLIRKKKTFHGQVFWMYVLNYSIIRALIELFRGDIERGFVMPGISTSQGISIVMFLTAVAFLLKLKRTKI, encoded by the coding sequence ATGTTTCCGGTTCTTATCAGAATAGGCCCGCTCACGATCCATACCTATGGATTCATGATCGCTTCTGCGTTTCTGCTCGGCTTGTGGCTTGCCCTCAGACAGGCAGCGCGGGAAGGATTGTCGAAGGAAAAGATCTCGGATCTCGGCTTCTATGCGCTCTTCTCCGGTATCATAGGCGCGCGGATCCTCTTCATCGCAACCAACTGGCCGCATTTCTCCGAACATCCAGTTGACATGATCAAGATATGGGAGGGCGGGCTTGTCTTTTACGGCGGCGTCATCTTCGCATTGCCCACTGTCCTATGGTATGCAAAGAAACAGGGGCTCAAGCTCTGGCAGACCATTGATGTTTGGGCTCCGTCCATTGCGGTCGGTCATGCCATAGGAAGGCTCGGCTGCTTCTGCGCCGGCTGCTGCTACGGCAAACCGACTGACCTTCCGTGGGCAGTCACCTTCAGCAACCCTGAATCCCTTGCGATCCTTGGTGTGCCTCTTCATCCGACCCAGCTCTATGAGTCCGCTGCCGAACTGCTGAACTTCGCCCTTCTCCTTCTTATCAGAAAAAAGAAGACATTTCATGGCCAGGTCTTCTGGATGTATGTCCTAAACTATTCGATCATCAGGGCCCTGATCGAGCTTTTCAGGGGGGATATCGAGAGGGGTTTTGTGATGCCAGGCATTTCGACCTCACAGGGTATTAGTATCGTGATGTTCCTTACTGCCGTTGCGTTTCTCTTGAAACTCAAACGAACTAAGATCTGA
- the lspA gene encoding signal peptidase II — protein MKKRITLSLIIALAVVVLDQITKYLARTHIGAYESIELLPLLNLVNVQNRGAAFGMFRSFGNLFFISISVAALVFMSWVIVKDKEDHRIFALLAGGAAGNLIDRLTLGYVVDFVDIAVAGHHWPAFNVADSALSIGMVFMAISILRKKS, from the coding sequence ATGAAAAAAAGAATCACGCTTTCTCTGATCATTGCATTAGCCGTTGTTGTCCTTGACCAGATTACAAAATATCTTGCCAGGACTCATATTGGCGCTTACGAGAGCATAGAGCTACTGCCTTTGCTGAATCTGGTCAATGTGCAGAACAGGGGCGCTGCCTTTGGCATGTTCAGGAGTTTCGGGAACCTCTTCTTCATCTCTATTTCCGTTGCTGCACTCGTCTTCATGTCATGGGTCATCGTAAAGGACAAGGAAGACCACCGCATCTTTGCCCTGCTTGCAGGGGGCGCTGCAGGCAATCTTATTGACAGGCTGACTCTCGGATACGTTGTCGACTTTGTTGACATAGCCGTGGCCGGGCATCACTGGCCTGCATTCAATGTTGCAGATTCCGCTCTTTCGATCGGCATGGTATTCATGGCCATCAGCATCCTGAGGAAAAAGAGTTAA
- a CDS encoding outer membrane lipoprotein carrier protein LolA: MTLTSALSFASATDDAVARIQRAYEGIKDMKGTFVQKNVIKDLNKTDTYNGDFFVKRPLKMKWVYKGKASQDLLISNDIVMIYKKGDNQAYRSKFSKETYGQSPVVLLTGMGNIKEEFTITGTEKVLTLKPKKSMAGIVSIILYLSDTDFPIRGFTIQDGRANIVEIELKEIKINTNIRDSLFDLNLPKGVNVYEQPS, from the coding sequence GTGACCTTAACCTCTGCCCTATCTTTTGCCTCAGCCACTGACGATGCTGTTGCCCGCATCCAGAGAGCGTACGAGGGCATAAAGGATATGAAAGGCACGTTCGTTCAGAAGAATGTGATCAAGGACCTGAACAAGACCGATACCTACAACGGCGATTTTTTCGTCAAGAGACCGCTCAAAATGAAATGGGTATACAAAGGCAAAGCCAGTCAGGACCTGCTTATCAGCAATGATATCGTGATGATATACAAGAAGGGCGATAATCAGGCATACCGTTCAAAGTTCAGCAAGGAGACCTATGGCCAGTCGCCGGTTGTTCTTTTGACCGGCATGGGTAATATCAAAGAGGAGTTCACGATCACCGGCACAGAAAAGGTCCTCACCCTGAAGCCAAAGAAATCCATGGCAGGCATCGTATCGATCATCCTGTACCTGTCTGATACAGATTTTCCGATCAGAGGCTTCACCATTCAGGATGGCCGCGCCAATATAGTTGAGATCGAACTGAAAGAGATCAAGATCAATACCAACATCAGGGATTCGCTCTTTGACCTGAACCTGCCCAAAGGGGTAAATGTCTATGAGCAGCCATCTTAA
- a CDS encoding DNA translocase FtsK 4TM domain-containing protein, with protein MAKKLSRIKEEILGIISILLAIYLGLSLFSFTKWDASLFTYTKTPTKNYGGLIGAYAADLLMSFIGFAAYLVPVALVVYGIRRLMSRDRRKVYLLGTLLLIFSVSLLSSLLLRTFHITTENNPGGMVGSVIAGTLERYLSMLGAYLFSLSCFFSSIILLLPVALSPSLFAQKSREEHQKKPEKGILQEEEILITEAEDDMQPEIIDQLHSIEPEEEPEPKPKTRTAPKPARTRDGYVLPTFELLSEYDASSARPSNDELKTNRELIKAKLANFDVEGDITHVQPGPVITLYKFEPAPGVKINKVVSLADDLALALKAQSIRISPLAGENTIGIEVPNKKREIVSLRSIIGSDRFQKSSSRLTLALGRDIAGETVIADLTKMPHLLVAGQTGAGKSVSVNSMIMSILFKASPREVKMLMIDPKLIELSMYDDIPHLISPVITSPKQAAEALRKMVFEMERRYRLLAEKGARNIDGYNNVATEDEQMPFIVIFIDELADLMFASSREVEDSITRLAQMARAAGIHLIIGTQRPSVDVITGIIKANLPSRISFKVTTKIDSRTILDTMGAEQLLDKGDMLLMLSGQGIKRVHGALVTEDEIHQVTAFIKPQGSPDYSIYEQIPVESPSSSEGDSDERDDMYYKACDFAESVGQVSISSIQRKFKIGYNKAARIMELMGDDGLVGPPKGAGKPRDFLRRPL; from the coding sequence ATGGCTAAAAAACTGAGCAGGATAAAGGAAGAAATCCTCGGGATCATATCGATCCTGCTTGCCATCTATCTGGGCCTGAGCCTCTTCAGTTTCACAAAATGGGATGCATCGCTTTTTACGTACACGAAGACGCCGACGAAAAATTATGGCGGCCTCATCGGAGCATATGCCGCTGACCTTCTCATGTCCTTTATCGGCTTTGCCGCTTACCTGGTGCCTGTTGCTCTCGTGGTCTATGGCATCAGAAGACTGATGAGCAGGGACAGGAGAAAGGTCTATTTACTCGGAACGCTCCTGCTCATCTTCTCTGTTTCACTCCTCTCATCGCTTCTGCTCAGGACCTTTCATATTACAACAGAGAACAACCCCGGCGGGATGGTGGGATCGGTAATCGCCGGTACCCTTGAGCGTTATCTTTCTATGCTTGGCGCCTATCTCTTCTCCCTCTCCTGCTTCTTCTCATCGATCATCCTTCTGCTTCCCGTGGCCCTCAGTCCATCCCTTTTTGCACAAAAGAGCAGGGAAGAGCATCAGAAAAAACCAGAGAAAGGGATCCTTCAGGAAGAGGAGATCCTGATAACAGAAGCGGAAGATGATATGCAGCCTGAGATCATCGATCAGCTGCATTCCATAGAGCCGGAAGAGGAACCGGAGCCTAAGCCTAAAACACGGACCGCTCCCAAACCCGCGAGAACAAGGGACGGATATGTCCTGCCTACCTTTGAACTGCTCTCGGAATATGATGCGTCTTCTGCACGGCCATCCAATGATGAGCTGAAGACGAACAGGGAACTGATAAAGGCCAAGCTCGCAAACTTCGATGTCGAAGGAGATATCACCCATGTGCAGCCGGGCCCGGTGATCACACTCTACAAGTTCGAACCTGCACCGGGTGTCAAGATCAACAAGGTAGTCTCTCTTGCCGATGACCTGGCTTTGGCACTCAAGGCCCAGAGTATCAGGATCTCTCCCCTGGCAGGGGAAAACACGATCGGCATCGAAGTGCCGAACAAGAAACGCGAGATCGTTTCATTGAGGAGCATTATCGGATCTGACCGCTTTCAGAAGAGTTCATCCAGGCTCACCCTTGCCCTGGGCAGGGACATTGCCGGTGAGACGGTGATAGCTGACCTCACCAAAATGCCGCATCTTCTCGTTGCAGGCCAGACCGGAGCAGGCAAGAGCGTTTCAGTCAACTCCATGATCATGAGCATCCTTTTCAAGGCATCGCCGCGCGAGGTGAAGATGCTGATGATCGATCCCAAGCTTATCGAGCTTTCGATGTATGACGACATTCCTCACCTCATATCACCGGTCATCACCAGCCCCAAGCAGGCTGCGGAAGCATTGAGAAAGATGGTCTTCGAGATGGAGCGAAGATATCGTCTCCTTGCGGAAAAGGGCGCGCGGAATATCGATGGATACAATAATGTCGCAACCGAGGACGAGCAGATGCCCTTTATCGTCATTTTTATTGATGAGCTTGCAGACCTCATGTTCGCATCTTCACGCGAAGTGGAAGATTCGATAACACGTCTCGCTCAGATGGCAAGGGCTGCAGGCATTCATCTGATTATCGGCACCCAAAGGCCGTCCGTCGATGTCATCACCGGCATCATAAAGGCAAACCTGCCGTCGAGGATCTCTTTCAAGGTGACCACAAAGATCGACTCAAGGACGATCCTTGACACCATGGGCGCTGAACAGCTTTTGGACAAGGGCGACATGCTCCTCATGCTTTCCGGTCAGGGCATCAAGCGTGTACACGGCGCACTGGTCACTGAGGACGAGATCCATCAGGTCACTGCCTTCATAAAACCGCAGGGTTCACCTGACTATTCGATCTATGAGCAGATACCGGTTGAGTCTCCCTCTTCTTCCGAGGGGGATTCTGACGAGCGGGATGACATGTATTACAAGGCATGCGACTTTGCAGAGTCTGTCGGACAGGTATCGATCTCCTCGATCCAGAGAAAGTTCAAGATCGGATATAACAAGGCAGCGCGGATCATGGAGCTGATGGGCGACGACGGGCTGGTCGGCCCTCCAAAAGGTGCAGGGAAGCCAAGAGATTTTCTCAGGAGACCATTGTGA
- a CDS encoding tetratricopeptide repeat protein, producing MKKYVIAACSILLLTAGSAAYAYDETYEKAMKHFKGREYKRAIPYLEGYAVQKPDPAVYYMLGYAYYELRNFERSNEYFEQAFLIDPEFSSNKVPAHLGLSSEEQGLIHEALALSGAKKQMENYAEILGSAIPQFRSGMSDGKQNDDILVFLRDSYKINRIYPPVVDIFNARFNKKYLSSVIEWLKTPLGKKSAGLEVAANMPQMINRSAAFREEYDRMKEARKQSIRHMEKAVRSTELNVDIVAASLFEMLKGMQVRMRGSSKMNSEEIDALVGKVRGVPRVQLTRDLLVSLAFTYRSLTDEELDEVVRFYRSPEGRWFNDTSMEAISSAIGKASREVGEKMGDALLVKRVML from the coding sequence ATGAAGAAATACGTCATCGCGGCCTGCAGCATCCTGCTGCTCACAGCGGGATCAGCGGCTTATGCCTATGATGAGACCTACGAAAAGGCAATGAAGCATTTTAAAGGCAGGGAGTATAAACGCGCTATCCCCTACCTTGAGGGCTATGCTGTTCAGAAGCCTGACCCTGCGGTCTATTACATGCTTGGCTATGCCTATTACGAGCTCAGGAATTTTGAGCGTTCAAATGAGTATTTTGAACAGGCTTTTCTGATCGATCCTGAATTTTCATCAAATAAAGTGCCTGCTCACTTAGGACTCTCATCTGAGGAACAGGGCCTTATTCACGAAGCACTTGCGCTGTCCGGTGCAAAGAAGCAGATGGAGAACTATGCCGAGATCCTGGGCAGCGCTATCCCGCAGTTCCGATCAGGTATGAGTGACGGAAAACAGAATGATGATATCCTCGTGTTTCTCAGGGACTCGTACAAGATCAACAGGATTTATCCCCCTGTGGTAGACATATTCAATGCACGGTTCAATAAAAAATATCTGTCTTCCGTTATTGAGTGGCTCAAGACGCCGTTGGGGAAAAAAAGCGCTGGTCTCGAAGTTGCTGCCAACATGCCTCAGATGATCAATAGATCAGCTGCTTTTCGTGAGGAATATGACCGCATGAAGGAAGCTCGCAAGCAGAGCATCAGACATATGGAAAAAGCAGTGCGCTCGACTGAACTGAACGTTGATATCGTCGCTGCTTCTCTTTTTGAGATGCTGAAGGGCATGCAGGTCAGGATGCGGGGCAGCAGCAAGATGAATTCGGAAGAGATCGACGCTCTTGTCGGCAAGGTCAGAGGCGTCCCCAGGGTGCAGCTTACGCGGGATCTGCTTGTCTCTCTCGCGTTTACCTACCGCAGCCTTACTGATGAGGAGCTCGATGAGGTTGTGCGGTTTTACCGGTCACCGGAAGGCAGATGGTTCAATGATACCAGCATGGAAGCGATCAGTTCTGCTATTGGCAAGGCATCGCGGGAAGTGGGTGAAAAAATGGGCGATGCCCTTCTGGTGAAAAGAGTGATGTTGTAA
- the tsaD gene encoding tRNA (adenosine(37)-N6)-threonylcarbamoyltransferase complex transferase subunit TsaD, with product MLILGIDTSCDDTSAAVVQDGRKIISNIVSSQSDIHTKYGGIVPELASRRHIEMIMPVVEEALKQAGIALPDLSAVAVCHGPGLIGSLLVGCSFAKAICYGKNIPLVGVNHLEGHLLSPFLEEQAPEFPFISLIVSGGHTSLYLAEDYGRYTVLGRTRDDAAGEAYDKVSKLLGLSYPGGPIIDNLAKEGYPKAVAFPRAYLPDTLDFSFSGLKTAVLQHVRRLSSDLSRITDHSSLANIAASFQAAVVEVLVRKAEWAVDKTGIRRVTLSGGVSANSGLRQKMKEMGEKNHVEVFIPSVALCTDNAAMIAAAGYHRFLKNESAGLDLNPKAYLAL from the coding sequence ATGCTTATCCTCGGCATAGACACATCGTGCGATGACACTTCTGCTGCAGTAGTTCAGGACGGCAGAAAGATCATTTCAAACATTGTTTCGAGCCAGTCTGATATTCATACCAAATACGGCGGCATTGTTCCTGAGCTCGCTTCAAGGCGACATATCGAAATGATCATGCCGGTCGTCGAAGAGGCGCTGAAGCAGGCCGGAATCGCCCTTCCGGATCTTTCTGCCGTTGCTGTCTGCCACGGCCCCGGCCTCATCGGTTCTCTCCTGGTAGGCTGCTCATTTGCCAAGGCAATATGCTATGGAAAGAATATCCCGCTCGTCGGCGTCAACCATCTCGAAGGCCATCTGCTCTCACCTTTCCTTGAAGAGCAGGCGCCTGAGTTTCCGTTCATCTCCCTCATCGTTTCCGGCGGGCACACCAGCCTTTACCTTGCAGAAGATTATGGCAGATACACGGTGCTGGGCAGGACGCGCGATGACGCGGCAGGAGAAGCGTATGACAAGGTCTCAAAGCTCCTCGGACTGAGCTACCCTGGCGGCCCGATCATCGACAATCTTGCAAAAGAAGGATATCCGAAGGCAGTTGCTTTCCCGAGGGCCTATCTCCCGGACACCCTTGATTTCAGTTTCAGCGGCTTAAAGACAGCCGTTCTCCAGCATGTAAGAAGGCTGTCTTCTGACCTATCACGCATAACTGATCACTCATCACTGGCAAATATTGCAGCATCGTTTCAGGCAGCAGTTGTGGAAGTACTCGTCAGGAAGGCTGAATGGGCTGTGGATAAGACCGGTATCCGAAGGGTTACGCTTTCAGGCGGCGTATCTGCAAACAGCGGCCTGAGGCAGAAGATGAAAGAAATGGGAGAGAAAAACCATGTTGAGGTATTCATACCGTCTGTTGCGCTCTGCACAGACAATGCTGCCATGATCGCTGCAGCTGGCTATCACCGCTTTCTAAAAAACGAGTCAGCCGGCCTTGACCTCAATCCAAAGGCATATCTGGCGCTTTAA